Proteins encoded within one genomic window of Bacillus sp. 1NLA3E:
- the tatC gene encoding twin-arginine translocase subunit TatC, with protein sequence MIDKELLLVDHLEELRKRIILSALAFLFSFVVGFFYAIDIYKWFVKDLDVKLLVLGPSDIIRIYFMLAAVVAIAGTMPFLATQIWLFVRSALRAKERKITLTYIPALFILFIVGLAFGYFVILPMIFKFLIQLGGAMLVTNFTAERYFKFIMNMTIPFGVLFELPVVIMFLTSLGMINPFVLSRIRKYAYFVLIIIAVVITPPDFMSDFVVTIPLLLLYEISITLSKFVYRKKLKGEKNMKDLDLDCLME encoded by the coding sequence GTGATAGATAAAGAATTACTTTTAGTCGATCATTTAGAGGAATTACGAAAGAGAATCATCCTATCCGCTTTAGCATTTCTATTCTCTTTTGTAGTTGGATTTTTCTATGCTATCGATATCTATAAATGGTTTGTTAAAGATCTTGATGTAAAATTATTAGTTCTGGGACCAAGCGATATTATCAGGATTTATTTTATGCTCGCGGCTGTTGTTGCCATTGCTGGGACCATGCCTTTTCTTGCCACACAGATTTGGTTGTTTGTAAGGTCGGCTCTAAGGGCAAAGGAAAGGAAGATAACACTAACCTATATTCCAGCACTCTTTATCTTATTTATTGTTGGACTTGCTTTCGGATATTTTGTCATCCTTCCTATGATCTTTAAGTTTCTCATTCAGCTTGGCGGGGCTATGTTGGTTACTAATTTTACAGCGGAAAGGTATTTCAAATTTATTATGAACATGACGATTCCATTTGGAGTTTTATTTGAATTACCTGTTGTCATTATGTTTCTTACTTCACTGGGAATGATAAATCCTTTTGTCCTTTCACGGATACGTAAATATGCTTACTTTGTACTTATAATTATAGCAGTAGTTATTACTCCGCCTGATTTTATGTCAGATTTTGTTGTTACCATCCCATTACTATTACTTTATGAAATAAGTATCACTTTATCAAAGTTTGTTTATCGGAAAAAATTAAAAGGAGAGAAAAATATGAAAGACTTGGATCTCGATTGTTTAATGGAATAA
- a CDS encoding YdiK family protein, with product MRQSPLFSGIVHILIACLFTYFAVDSVNTDGWDIFGFILVFLATFDFGSGIRLIGLHIKLRKITQKK from the coding sequence ATGAGACAATCACCTTTGTTTTCTGGCATCGTTCATATACTTATAGCATGCTTATTCACTTATTTTGCTGTTGACAGTGTTAATACTGATGGTTGGGATATATTTGGGTTCATCCTTGTTTTTCTCGCAACCTTTGATTTTGGGTCTGGTATCAGATTAATTGGATTGCATATTAAATTAAGAAAAATCACCCAAAAAAAATGA